The Paramormyrops kingsleyae isolate MSU_618 chromosome 20, PKINGS_0.4, whole genome shotgun sequence genome contains the following window.
AATGATATTCTTTAGCTTTCTGTCCAGTAAAGTGTCTTCGTAGTTCGGGATCTAAGTCTCCGATGGAAATGGAACTTCATGGAATTTTTAAAGCCTTTCCGAAAATCAAAAGGCAGAGTGCCCTGGAAAGGGAAGCGGCACCTCCCAACAAAAAGAAAGTACAGGAGACAGTAACTGGTAAATAATCACTCGTCGACATCACCGTCATCGTTATTTTCTTAAAATTATTTGCATTTCAGATTGGGAGTTTGGGTACAGCTGCAAAtgtttacagaaaatgaaatgaacaaaaaatCATTTAGTTCAGTACTTTTGTGATATTCTGCATATCATCGTGTGTCTCACGATTGCTTTTTTGCATTCTCTTCAGGTAATTTCCTTAGTGGTGTGAAAATACACATACTTTCGGCTGGTATTGGCAGTGCTCGGTGTAACatatttgaaaaacaaatcGCCCAAAATGGGGGGCTATTTGAGCGCGCCTTATGCCCCACGGTCACCCATGTTATTGTGGACGACTCCATGGACCGTGACCGTGCTTTGCGGTTGCTCAAGATGGACCGGCTTCCTGTGTCGATTGAGCTGGTGAAGAGTTCGTGGCTGAGTCAGTGCATCAGTGAAAAGAAATTAGTCGACACTGCAAACTACAGCCTGCCCATACCTGATAGGTACTAAAAGATACCATCTTTTTTCTTTAATGACTAGTTATTTGtacttgttttgtttgttgcGTTCAATACAATGCAAATAGAACACTGAAGAGTAAGACATTGAAATGTTTATGTCAAACTGATAGATTGTTTTGAGAGTACATAACTTGATCCGGGATAACTAAACTGTAGAACAAATAATAGTTACTCAAACCATGAAAATTTGCACTGCAGTTAGGACTAAATGTTATGGTTCTGGATATCATTTCTTGAGGTGAATATATTACCGAGAATATGGAGATGAAGGAAAATGTAAATTCTAGTTATGATGTTTAAATTCTCCTTCTTTTGATTAATTGTGAATTTTGAAGATACCTGGAGACTCAGAAAACAGAAGAAGATTCATACAGTGGTGCTTCGTGCAGTACGGTCTCAGAGATTCCTGTTCCTGCTGAAACGAATGAAGATGGTACATCAGAGCAGGTAGGACAGAAGCCACCTCAGCGGTGCTCATAAAAAAATTCCAATGGCCGTAAAAGTGATTTTATAAATTGGATTCACAGTAGTTGATGTTAATTTTTAATAATCTCTGTGTTAAATGTACAGTTTTAATATCTGCTGTGACAGAAGTGCTGCTTTGGAGTGCACAACATTCTTGTAAATTCACATTTTGATATATCGTATGTATTTTGACTGTTTTTTAAGGTGTCTGAAAGAGCTGATGAGCACAAAGAGGAGGATGGCGTCTCGCAAAATGATCTCGATGCTCTCATTAATGGGCTCAACCCCGTGGGCGAGACGTCAAGCCTGGGAGAAAAACCTGTCTCGGGAAAGTGGGTCTGCGCTCAGTCCTCCGTTGCCAAGATTCAAAATCACAACCAGCACATCACAGATAAGCTGGAAGTTCTGGCCAAGGCGTACACACACCAGGGTGATAAATGGAGAGTGCTGGGTTACTCAAAAGCCATAAATGCTCTAAAGAGCTACCACAAATCCATTGATTCATATGAGGTAAGTCATTAACATCGAAAGTCTCTTAGCAGAGTAGTTTGCACAATATGGCTATCCAAAGAAGTTAAATAAGCAGCCTTTTGAGCTTTTTTATCGTTGACGTAGCATGGGGCTGGGAGATATAACGATAATTATCACGATATTTTCCTTAATACCGATAAAACAAATGCTTGATATAACGTTGATGTTAGACCCAACATGTCCCCGGCGGCACGTTTTGCATCATATTGAAATGACGTCACTTTCTCTGTGACTGCTTGTCAGGACCAACAATGAAGTACAAGTGCCGACACAGccataaaaatacaaatggGAGATATATTGAACAAATAAGAGAATACAATAGGGCAGGCAGACGTAAGACAACCCAGACAACACAACAGGGCAACTCACTGTAAGAGCAGGTAAGTCCAAAGCAGCCTGCCCCATAAGAGTAATCCAGCAAAATCCAAAATGAAATTCCATAGTAAAATTCAGTCCACAAGAAATCCACACCGTGATAGTCCGCAGAGAATCCCGAGACACTAGGAAGAATGCAAGCAGTGACGCTTTGTTAGCACTGAGTAAATTAACTTGTTCAACTTCTGTCTCAGATTTCTGAAATGTGAATTGCTG
Protein-coding sequences here:
- the poll gene encoding DNA polymerase lambda, translating into MEMELHGIFKAFPKIKRQSALEREAAPPNKKKVQETVTGNFLSGVKIHILSAGIGSARCNIFEKQIAQNGGLFERALCPTVTHVIVDDSMDRDRALRLLKMDRLPVSIELVKSSWLSQCISEKKLVDTANYSLPIPDRYLETQKTEEDSYSGASCSTVSEIPVPAETNEDGTSEQVSERADEHKEEDGVSQNDLDALINGLNPVGETSSLGEKPVSGKWVCAQSSVAKIQNHNQHITDKLEVLAKAYTHQGDKWRVLGYSKAINALKSYHKSIDSYEEACKIPGIGKRMADKIQEIMESGHLRKLDYIGQDVPVLELFSNIWGAGTKTAKLWYQQGFRTLEDISTKAQLNSQQKIGLKHYDDFLDRMPREEAAAIEKTVKNAAHCLNPGLLAVACGSYRRGKTTCGDVDVLITHPDGKSHRNVFCQLLQNLHQTGFLTDDLVSHEGNGEQMKYLGVCRLPGPGQHHRRLDIIVVPYAEFACSLLYFTGSAHFNRSMRALAKTKKMSLSEHSLNRDVMRQGSLKVCTGIPLSTPTERDVFTFLGIPYREPHERDW